One window of Papaver somniferum cultivar HN1 chromosome 9, ASM357369v1, whole genome shotgun sequence genomic DNA carries:
- the LOC113314116 gene encoding pumilio homolog 1-like isoform X3 gives MVTENPLNMLSDMGMRNMLSDGSYNEELGKELEILLREQRRKDNQAMIMNDRERELSMFRSGSAPPTVEGSLAAVGGLFNGGGVSMNDFNAVIRNGGGGGGNGFRSEEELRSDPEYLSYYYSNVNLNPRLPPPMLSKEDWRFQQRYQSGGGGAGGGSGLGGIGDRRKVQQQQHRAVDDGGSRSLFSSQPGYSIDENDVVESRKGQTEWSGADGLIGFSGLGLGGKQKSFADIFQDDVGRASPVSAHPSRPASRTAFDDGVDTLGSAESQLAQLHHELLSSDALRSGANVQGISGVQNNGASAASHSYASALGASLSRSTTPTPDPQHIARAPSPGLPPVGAGKHSAKDNRSLNSSNSFTGVSSGMNNSADLAAALSGMSLSNNGAVNDENHMRSQIQQEIEDHQHFLFNLQNGQSQAKQQSYLKRSGSGNFHGQTKDSYPDYGKSNGLGNTHSMKVPPPPINTGSGGFSPYQNVDNVNPAFANYGLSGYSASAMGAPGMDSRGMGGGLGSPNFAGAADLQNLHRMGSNGVHPMDPLFLQYLRTAEYAAALNDPSLDRNYMGGSYADILSLQKAYLGALISPKSQYGLPYAGKSGGMNQGYYGNASYGLGGMSYPNSLINPILPNSPVGPGSPMRHSERNMRFASGMRNLGGNVTGSWHSEVGGNMDDSFSSSLLEEFKNNKTKSFELSEIAGHVVEFSADQYGSRFIQQKLETASEEEKNMVFQEIIPQGLALMTDVFGNYVIQKFFEHGTAPQRRELANQLNGHVLTLSLQMYGCRVIQKAIEVVDLDQQTKMVAELDGHIMRCVRDQNGNHVIQKCIECIPQDAIQFIISSFYDQVVTLSTHPYGCRVIQRVLEHCSDPKTQQIMMDEIFQSVCMLAQDQYGNYVVQHVLEHGKPHERTAIIKKLAGQIVQMSQQKFASNVVEKCLTFGGPVERQFLVSEMLGTTDENEPLQAMMKDQFANYVVQKVLETCDDQQRELILSRIKVHLNALKKYTYGKHIVARVEKLVAAGESYLLISERRIALSSSYNAAAAAQLVQ, from the exons ATGGTTACTGAGAATCCACTGAATATGTTATCAGATATGGGTATGAGGAATATGTTATCAGATGGATCATATAATGAAGAATTAGGTAAAGAGTTAGAGATTTTGTTGAGAGAACAGAGGAGAAAAGACAATCAAGCGATGATTATGAATGATCGAGAAAGAGAGTTGAGTATGTTTAGAAGTGGTTCTGCGCCTCCTACTGTTGAAGGTTCATTAGCCGCCGTTGGTGGTCTGTTTAATGGCGGTGGTGTTTCAATGAATGATTTTAATGCTGTTATTAGAAATGGTGGAGGAGGCGGTGGTAATGGTTTTAGGTCAGAAGAAGAACTTAGGTCTGATCCTGAATATTTATCTTATTATTATAGTAATGTTAATCTAAACCCTAGACTGCCGCCTCCAATGTTATCCAAGGAGGATTGGAGGTTTCAACAAAGGTATcaaagtggtggcggtggtgctggtggtggctCTGGATTAGGTGGTATTGGTGATAGAAGGAaggttcagcagcagcagcacagggcTGTTGATGATGGAGGCAGTAGGTCATTGTTCTCTTCACAACCCGGGTATTCGATTGACGAAAACGATGTTGTTGAGTCTAGGAAAGGTCAGACTGAATGGAGTGGTGCCGATGGACTCATTGGGTTCTCTGGATTAGGACTTGGCGGCAAGCAAAAGAGTTTTGCTGATATCTTTCAG GATGATGTTGGGCGTGCGTCCCCTGTGTCGGCACACCCTTCCAGACCAGCTAGCCGTACTGCCTTCGATGATGGTGTTGACACATTAGGTTCTGCTGAATCCCAGCTTGCACAGTTGCATCATGAACTGTTATCATCTGATGCTCTGCGATCTGGAGCAAATGTTCAGGGCATTTCTGGGGTTCAAAACAATGGTGCTTCTGCAGCGTCACATTCATATGCATCTGCTTTAGGGGCCTCGTTATCAAGAAGCACCACTCCTACTCCTGACCCTCAACATATTGCTAGAGCTCCCAGTCCTGGCCTGCCTCCTGTTGGAGCAGGGAAACATAGTGCTAAAGATAATAGGAGTCTCAATAGTTCAAACTCATTTACTGGTGTTTCATCTGGTATGAACAACTCCGCTGATCTAGCTGCTGCCTTGTCGGGAATGAGTCTTTCAAACAATGGTGCAGTAAATGACGAAAACCATATGCGGTCTCAGAttcaacaagaaattgaagatcaCCAACATTTCCTTTTCAATCTGCAAAATGGTCAAAGCCAGGCCAAGCAACAGTCATATTTAAAAAGGTCTGGTTCTGGAAATTTTCATGGTCAAACGAAAGACTCATATCCTGATTATGGAAAGAGCAATGGTCTTGGTAACACTCATTCGATGAAAGTGCCTCCTCCTCCGATCAATACAGGCTCAGGAGGTTTTTCTCCATACCAGAATGTAGATAATGTAAACCCGGCATTTGCGAACTATGGATTAAGTGGGTACTCAG CATCTGCAATGGGCGCCCCTGGGATGGACTCTAGGGGAATGGGAGGTGGTCTGGGTTCACCGAACTTTGCTGGGGCAGCAGATTTGCAGAACCTCCACAGAATGGGCAGTAACGGAGTGCATCCAATGGATCCTTTGTTCCTTCAGTACTTGAGGACGGCTGAATATGCTGCAGCTCTTAACGATCCATCTCTAGACAGGAATTACATGGGTGGTTCATATGCTGATATACTTAGCCTCCAAAAAGCTTACCTTGGGGCATTGATTTCACCTAAATCACAGTATGGCCTCCCGTATGCAGGCAAATCTGGTGGTATGAATCAAGGTTATTATGGTAACGCCTCATACGGTCTTGGAGGCATGTCGTATCCTAACTCCTTGATTAATCCTATTCTACCCAACTCTCCTGTTGGACCTGGTAGTCCTATGAGGCACAGTGAGCGAAACATGCGCTTTGCTTCTGGAATGAGAAATTTAGGTGGTAATGTTACGGGATCTTGGCACTCAGAAGTTGGTGGCAACATGGATGATAGCTTTTCATCATCACTTCTTGAAGAGTTCAAAAATAATAAGACCAAAAGTTTTGAACTCTCTGAAATTGCAGGTCATGTTGTTGAGTTCAG TGCGGATCAGTATGGTAGCCGATTCATTCAGCAGAAGCTTGAGACGGCCTCAGAAGAGGAAAAGAATATGGTTTTCCAGGAAATTATTCCACAAGGTCTTGCTTTGATGACAGACGTTTTCGGCAATTATGTTATTCAGAAG TTCTTTGAGCACGGTACTGCACCTCAGAGAAGAGAATTGGCAAACCAGCTCAACGGGCATGTGTTGACACTTAGCCTTCAAATGTATGGTTGTCGTGTGATCCAAAAG GCGATAGAAGTTGTTGATTTGGACCAGCAGACTAAAATGGTCGCTGAGCTTGATGGTCATATCATGCGTTGTGTACGTGATCAGAATGGAAACCATGTCATTCAGAAGTGTATCGAATGCATTCCGCAAGATGCTATTCAGTTTATCATCTCATCCTTCTACGATCAAGTTGTGACTTTATCTACTCATCCCTATGGCTGTCGTGTGATACAG CGCGTGTTGGAGCACTGCAGTGACCCAAAAACCCAGCAAATTATGATGGATGAAATCTTTCAATCTGTTTGCATGCTAGCACAAGACCAATATGGAAATTATGTTGTTCAG CATGTTCTGGAGCATGGAAAGCCACATGAACGCACTGCCATAATCAAGAAATTAGCTGGTCAAATTGTTCAAATGAGCCAGCAGAAATTTGCTTCAAACGTTGTTGAGAAATGCTTAACTTTTGGTGGTCCTGTTGAACGCCAGTTTTTGGTCAGTGAGATGCTTGGTACGACTGATGAAAATGAGCCTCTACAG GCTATGATGAAGGATCAATTTGCTAACTACGTTGTCCAAAAAGTACTGGAGACTTGTGATGATCAACAACGTGAACTGATTCTGTCACGTATAAAGGTCCACTTGAACGCACTGAAGAAGTACACTTACGGGAAGCATATAGTTGCTCGTGTTGAAAAGCTTGTTGCAGCTGGAG AATCCTACTTGCTGATTTCAGAAAGGAGAATTGCTCTCTCATCTTCGTATAATGCTGCGGCGGCGGCTCAGCTGGTGCAGTAA
- the LOC113314116 gene encoding pumilio homolog 2-like isoform X1 — protein sequence MVTENPLNMLSDMGMRNMLSDGSYNEELGKELEILLREQRRKDNQAMIMNDRERELSMFRSGSAPPTVEGSLAAVGGLFNGGGVSMNDFNAVIRNGGGGGGNGFRSEEELRSDPEYLSYYYSNVNLNPRLPPPMLSKEDWRFQQRYQSGGGGAGGGSGLGGIGDRRKVQQQQHRAVDDGGSRSLFSSQPGYSIDENDVVESRKGQTEWSGADGLIGFSGLGLGGKQKSFADIFQDDVGRASPVSAHPSRPASRTAFDDGVDTLGSAESQLAQLHHELLSSDALRSGANVQGISGVQNNGASAASHSYASALGASLSRSTTPTPDPQHIARAPSPGLPPVGAGKHSAKDNRSLNSSNSFTGVSSGMNNSADLAAALSGMSLSNNGAVNDENHMRSQIQQEIEDHQHFLFNLQNGQSQAKQQSYLKRSGSGNFHGQTKDSYPDYGKSNGLGNTHSMKVPPPPINTGSGGFSPYQNVDNVNPAFANYGLSGYSGNLPLSPVMASQVGSVNLPHLFENFAAASAMGAPGMDSRGMGGGLGSPNFAGAADLQNLHRMGSNGVHPMDPLFLQYLRTAEYAAALNDPSLDRNYMGGSYADILSLQKAYLGALISPKSQYGLPYAGKSGGMNQGYYGNASYGLGGMSYPNSLINPILPNSPVGPGSPMRHSERNMRFASGMRNLGGNVTGSWHSEVGGNMDDSFSSSLLEEFKNNKTKSFELSEIAGHVVEFSADQYGSRFIQQKLETASEEEKNMVFQEIIPQGLALMTDVFGNYVIQKFFEHGTAPQRRELANQLNGHVLTLSLQMYGCRVIQKAIEVVDLDQQTKMVAELDGHIMRCVRDQNGNHVIQKCIECIPQDAIQFIISSFYDQVVTLSTHPYGCRVIQRVLEHCSDPKTQQIMMDEIFQSVCMLAQDQYGNYVVQHVLEHGKPHERTAIIKKLAGQIVQMSQQKFASNVVEKCLTFGGPVERQFLVSEMLGTTDENEPLQAMMKDQFANYVVQKVLETCDDQQRELILSRIKVHLNALKKYTYGKHIVARVEKLVAAGESYLLISERRIALSSSYNAAAAAQLVQ from the exons ATGGTTACTGAGAATCCACTGAATATGTTATCAGATATGGGTATGAGGAATATGTTATCAGATGGATCATATAATGAAGAATTAGGTAAAGAGTTAGAGATTTTGTTGAGAGAACAGAGGAGAAAAGACAATCAAGCGATGATTATGAATGATCGAGAAAGAGAGTTGAGTATGTTTAGAAGTGGTTCTGCGCCTCCTACTGTTGAAGGTTCATTAGCCGCCGTTGGTGGTCTGTTTAATGGCGGTGGTGTTTCAATGAATGATTTTAATGCTGTTATTAGAAATGGTGGAGGAGGCGGTGGTAATGGTTTTAGGTCAGAAGAAGAACTTAGGTCTGATCCTGAATATTTATCTTATTATTATAGTAATGTTAATCTAAACCCTAGACTGCCGCCTCCAATGTTATCCAAGGAGGATTGGAGGTTTCAACAAAGGTATcaaagtggtggcggtggtgctggtggtggctCTGGATTAGGTGGTATTGGTGATAGAAGGAaggttcagcagcagcagcacagggcTGTTGATGATGGAGGCAGTAGGTCATTGTTCTCTTCACAACCCGGGTATTCGATTGACGAAAACGATGTTGTTGAGTCTAGGAAAGGTCAGACTGAATGGAGTGGTGCCGATGGACTCATTGGGTTCTCTGGATTAGGACTTGGCGGCAAGCAAAAGAGTTTTGCTGATATCTTTCAG GATGATGTTGGGCGTGCGTCCCCTGTGTCGGCACACCCTTCCAGACCAGCTAGCCGTACTGCCTTCGATGATGGTGTTGACACATTAGGTTCTGCTGAATCCCAGCTTGCACAGTTGCATCATGAACTGTTATCATCTGATGCTCTGCGATCTGGAGCAAATGTTCAGGGCATTTCTGGGGTTCAAAACAATGGTGCTTCTGCAGCGTCACATTCATATGCATCTGCTTTAGGGGCCTCGTTATCAAGAAGCACCACTCCTACTCCTGACCCTCAACATATTGCTAGAGCTCCCAGTCCTGGCCTGCCTCCTGTTGGAGCAGGGAAACATAGTGCTAAAGATAATAGGAGTCTCAATAGTTCAAACTCATTTACTGGTGTTTCATCTGGTATGAACAACTCCGCTGATCTAGCTGCTGCCTTGTCGGGAATGAGTCTTTCAAACAATGGTGCAGTAAATGACGAAAACCATATGCGGTCTCAGAttcaacaagaaattgaagatcaCCAACATTTCCTTTTCAATCTGCAAAATGGTCAAAGCCAGGCCAAGCAACAGTCATATTTAAAAAGGTCTGGTTCTGGAAATTTTCATGGTCAAACGAAAGACTCATATCCTGATTATGGAAAGAGCAATGGTCTTGGTAACACTCATTCGATGAAAGTGCCTCCTCCTCCGATCAATACAGGCTCAGGAGGTTTTTCTCCATACCAGAATGTAGATAATGTAAACCCGGCATTTGCGAACTATGGATTAAGTGGGTACTCAGGTAATTTACCTTTATCACCCGTGATGGCAAGTCAAGTAGGCAGTGTTAATTTGCCTCATTTGTTTGAAAATTTTGCTGCAGCATCTGCAATGGGCGCCCCTGGGATGGACTCTAGGGGAATGGGAGGTGGTCTGGGTTCACCGAACTTTGCTGGGGCAGCAGATTTGCAGAACCTCCACAGAATGGGCAGTAACGGAGTGCATCCAATGGATCCTTTGTTCCTTCAGTACTTGAGGACGGCTGAATATGCTGCAGCTCTTAACGATCCATCTCTAGACAGGAATTACATGGGTGGTTCATATGCTGATATACTTAGCCTCCAAAAAGCTTACCTTGGGGCATTGATTTCACCTAAATCACAGTATGGCCTCCCGTATGCAGGCAAATCTGGTGGTATGAATCAAGGTTATTATGGTAACGCCTCATACGGTCTTGGAGGCATGTCGTATCCTAACTCCTTGATTAATCCTATTCTACCCAACTCTCCTGTTGGACCTGGTAGTCCTATGAGGCACAGTGAGCGAAACATGCGCTTTGCTTCTGGAATGAGAAATTTAGGTGGTAATGTTACGGGATCTTGGCACTCAGAAGTTGGTGGCAACATGGATGATAGCTTTTCATCATCACTTCTTGAAGAGTTCAAAAATAATAAGACCAAAAGTTTTGAACTCTCTGAAATTGCAGGTCATGTTGTTGAGTTCAG TGCGGATCAGTATGGTAGCCGATTCATTCAGCAGAAGCTTGAGACGGCCTCAGAAGAGGAAAAGAATATGGTTTTCCAGGAAATTATTCCACAAGGTCTTGCTTTGATGACAGACGTTTTCGGCAATTATGTTATTCAGAAG TTCTTTGAGCACGGTACTGCACCTCAGAGAAGAGAATTGGCAAACCAGCTCAACGGGCATGTGTTGACACTTAGCCTTCAAATGTATGGTTGTCGTGTGATCCAAAAG GCGATAGAAGTTGTTGATTTGGACCAGCAGACTAAAATGGTCGCTGAGCTTGATGGTCATATCATGCGTTGTGTACGTGATCAGAATGGAAACCATGTCATTCAGAAGTGTATCGAATGCATTCCGCAAGATGCTATTCAGTTTATCATCTCATCCTTCTACGATCAAGTTGTGACTTTATCTACTCATCCCTATGGCTGTCGTGTGATACAG CGCGTGTTGGAGCACTGCAGTGACCCAAAAACCCAGCAAATTATGATGGATGAAATCTTTCAATCTGTTTGCATGCTAGCACAAGACCAATATGGAAATTATGTTGTTCAG CATGTTCTGGAGCATGGAAAGCCACATGAACGCACTGCCATAATCAAGAAATTAGCTGGTCAAATTGTTCAAATGAGCCAGCAGAAATTTGCTTCAAACGTTGTTGAGAAATGCTTAACTTTTGGTGGTCCTGTTGAACGCCAGTTTTTGGTCAGTGAGATGCTTGGTACGACTGATGAAAATGAGCCTCTACAG GCTATGATGAAGGATCAATTTGCTAACTACGTTGTCCAAAAAGTACTGGAGACTTGTGATGATCAACAACGTGAACTGATTCTGTCACGTATAAAGGTCCACTTGAACGCACTGAAGAAGTACACTTACGGGAAGCATATAGTTGCTCGTGTTGAAAAGCTTGTTGCAGCTGGAG AATCCTACTTGCTGATTTCAGAAAGGAGAATTGCTCTCTCATCTTCGTATAATGCTGCGGCGGCGGCTCAGCTGGTGCAGTAA
- the LOC113314116 gene encoding pumilio homolog 2-like isoform X2 codes for MVTENPLNMLSDMGMRNMLSDGSYNEELGKELEILLREQRRKDNQAMIMNDRERELSMFRSGSAPPTVEGSLAAVGGLFNGGGVSMNDFNAVIRNGGGGGGNGFRSEEELRSDPEYLSYYYSNVNLNPRLPPPMLSKEDWRFQQRYQSGGGGAGGGSGLGGIGDRRKVQQQQHRAVDDGGSRSLFSSQPGYSIDENDVVESRKGQTEWSGADGLIGFSGLGLGGKQKSFADIFQDDVGRASPVSAHPSRPASRTAFDDGVDTLGSAESQLAQLHHELLSSDALRSGANVQGISGVQNNGASAASHSYASALGASLSRSTTPTPDPQHIARAPSPGLPPVGAGKHSAKDNRSLNSSNSFTGVSSGMNNSADLAAALSGMSLSNNGAVNDENHMRSQIQQEIEDHQHFLFNLQNGQSQAKQQSYLKRSGSGNFHGQTKDSYPDYGKSNGLGNTHSMKVPPPPINTGSGGFSPYQNVDNVNPAFANYGLSGYSGNLPLSPVMASQVGSVNLPHLFENFAAASAMGAPGMDSRGMGGGLGSPNFAGAADLQNLHRMGSNGVHPMDPLFLQYLRTAEYAAALNDPSLDRNYMGGSYADILSLQKAYLGALISPKSQYGLPYAGKSGGMNQGYYGNASYGLGGMSYPNSLINPILPNSPVGPGSPMRHSERNMRFASGMRNLGGNVTGSWHSEVGGNMDDSFSSSLLEEFKNNKTKSFELSEIAGHVVEFSADQYGSRFIQQKLETASEEEKNMVFQEIIPQGLALMTDVFGNYVIQKFFEHGTAPQRRELANQLNGHVLTLSLQMYGCRVIQKAIEVVDLDQQTKMVAELDGHIMRCVRDQNGNHVIQKCIECIPQDAIQFIISSFYDQVVTLSTHPYGCRVIQRVLEHCSDPKTQQIMMDEIFQSVCMLAQDQYGNYVVQHVLEHGKPHERTAIIKKLAGQIVQMSQQKFASNVVEKCLTFGGPVERQFLVSEMLGTTDENEPLQAMMKDQFANYVVQKVLETCDDQQRELILSRIKVHLNALKKYTYGKHIVARVEKLVAAGERRIALSSSYNAAAAAQLVQ; via the exons ATGGTTACTGAGAATCCACTGAATATGTTATCAGATATGGGTATGAGGAATATGTTATCAGATGGATCATATAATGAAGAATTAGGTAAAGAGTTAGAGATTTTGTTGAGAGAACAGAGGAGAAAAGACAATCAAGCGATGATTATGAATGATCGAGAAAGAGAGTTGAGTATGTTTAGAAGTGGTTCTGCGCCTCCTACTGTTGAAGGTTCATTAGCCGCCGTTGGTGGTCTGTTTAATGGCGGTGGTGTTTCAATGAATGATTTTAATGCTGTTATTAGAAATGGTGGAGGAGGCGGTGGTAATGGTTTTAGGTCAGAAGAAGAACTTAGGTCTGATCCTGAATATTTATCTTATTATTATAGTAATGTTAATCTAAACCCTAGACTGCCGCCTCCAATGTTATCCAAGGAGGATTGGAGGTTTCAACAAAGGTATcaaagtggtggcggtggtgctggtggtggctCTGGATTAGGTGGTATTGGTGATAGAAGGAaggttcagcagcagcagcacagggcTGTTGATGATGGAGGCAGTAGGTCATTGTTCTCTTCACAACCCGGGTATTCGATTGACGAAAACGATGTTGTTGAGTCTAGGAAAGGTCAGACTGAATGGAGTGGTGCCGATGGACTCATTGGGTTCTCTGGATTAGGACTTGGCGGCAAGCAAAAGAGTTTTGCTGATATCTTTCAG GATGATGTTGGGCGTGCGTCCCCTGTGTCGGCACACCCTTCCAGACCAGCTAGCCGTACTGCCTTCGATGATGGTGTTGACACATTAGGTTCTGCTGAATCCCAGCTTGCACAGTTGCATCATGAACTGTTATCATCTGATGCTCTGCGATCTGGAGCAAATGTTCAGGGCATTTCTGGGGTTCAAAACAATGGTGCTTCTGCAGCGTCACATTCATATGCATCTGCTTTAGGGGCCTCGTTATCAAGAAGCACCACTCCTACTCCTGACCCTCAACATATTGCTAGAGCTCCCAGTCCTGGCCTGCCTCCTGTTGGAGCAGGGAAACATAGTGCTAAAGATAATAGGAGTCTCAATAGTTCAAACTCATTTACTGGTGTTTCATCTGGTATGAACAACTCCGCTGATCTAGCTGCTGCCTTGTCGGGAATGAGTCTTTCAAACAATGGTGCAGTAAATGACGAAAACCATATGCGGTCTCAGAttcaacaagaaattgaagatcaCCAACATTTCCTTTTCAATCTGCAAAATGGTCAAAGCCAGGCCAAGCAACAGTCATATTTAAAAAGGTCTGGTTCTGGAAATTTTCATGGTCAAACGAAAGACTCATATCCTGATTATGGAAAGAGCAATGGTCTTGGTAACACTCATTCGATGAAAGTGCCTCCTCCTCCGATCAATACAGGCTCAGGAGGTTTTTCTCCATACCAGAATGTAGATAATGTAAACCCGGCATTTGCGAACTATGGATTAAGTGGGTACTCAGGTAATTTACCTTTATCACCCGTGATGGCAAGTCAAGTAGGCAGTGTTAATTTGCCTCATTTGTTTGAAAATTTTGCTGCAGCATCTGCAATGGGCGCCCCTGGGATGGACTCTAGGGGAATGGGAGGTGGTCTGGGTTCACCGAACTTTGCTGGGGCAGCAGATTTGCAGAACCTCCACAGAATGGGCAGTAACGGAGTGCATCCAATGGATCCTTTGTTCCTTCAGTACTTGAGGACGGCTGAATATGCTGCAGCTCTTAACGATCCATCTCTAGACAGGAATTACATGGGTGGTTCATATGCTGATATACTTAGCCTCCAAAAAGCTTACCTTGGGGCATTGATTTCACCTAAATCACAGTATGGCCTCCCGTATGCAGGCAAATCTGGTGGTATGAATCAAGGTTATTATGGTAACGCCTCATACGGTCTTGGAGGCATGTCGTATCCTAACTCCTTGATTAATCCTATTCTACCCAACTCTCCTGTTGGACCTGGTAGTCCTATGAGGCACAGTGAGCGAAACATGCGCTTTGCTTCTGGAATGAGAAATTTAGGTGGTAATGTTACGGGATCTTGGCACTCAGAAGTTGGTGGCAACATGGATGATAGCTTTTCATCATCACTTCTTGAAGAGTTCAAAAATAATAAGACCAAAAGTTTTGAACTCTCTGAAATTGCAGGTCATGTTGTTGAGTTCAG TGCGGATCAGTATGGTAGCCGATTCATTCAGCAGAAGCTTGAGACGGCCTCAGAAGAGGAAAAGAATATGGTTTTCCAGGAAATTATTCCACAAGGTCTTGCTTTGATGACAGACGTTTTCGGCAATTATGTTATTCAGAAG TTCTTTGAGCACGGTACTGCACCTCAGAGAAGAGAATTGGCAAACCAGCTCAACGGGCATGTGTTGACACTTAGCCTTCAAATGTATGGTTGTCGTGTGATCCAAAAG GCGATAGAAGTTGTTGATTTGGACCAGCAGACTAAAATGGTCGCTGAGCTTGATGGTCATATCATGCGTTGTGTACGTGATCAGAATGGAAACCATGTCATTCAGAAGTGTATCGAATGCATTCCGCAAGATGCTATTCAGTTTATCATCTCATCCTTCTACGATCAAGTTGTGACTTTATCTACTCATCCCTATGGCTGTCGTGTGATACAG CGCGTGTTGGAGCACTGCAGTGACCCAAAAACCCAGCAAATTATGATGGATGAAATCTTTCAATCTGTTTGCATGCTAGCACAAGACCAATATGGAAATTATGTTGTTCAG CATGTTCTGGAGCATGGAAAGCCACATGAACGCACTGCCATAATCAAGAAATTAGCTGGTCAAATTGTTCAAATGAGCCAGCAGAAATTTGCTTCAAACGTTGTTGAGAAATGCTTAACTTTTGGTGGTCCTGTTGAACGCCAGTTTTTGGTCAGTGAGATGCTTGGTACGACTGATGAAAATGAGCCTCTACAG GCTATGATGAAGGATCAATTTGCTAACTACGTTGTCCAAAAAGTACTGGAGACTTGTGATGATCAACAACGTGAACTGATTCTGTCACGTATAAAGGTCCACTTGAACGCACTGAAGAAGTACACTTACGGGAAGCATATAGTTGCTCGTGTTGAAAAGCTTGTTGCAGCTGGAG AAAGGAGAATTGCTCTCTCATCTTCGTATAATGCTGCGGCGGCGGCTCAGCTGGTGCAGTAA